The window TCCAGTTTTCGAGTTCCAAGATCCAGTACAAAGCACCTCATGCTCGATTTCGTTACTCAAGGTGGAGAATTCGTACCGGATGGTGCACTTCGTGATTACTCCGCTATGACTGGTAAGCGTGGGATCGACCCTGCCTCTCGGACTCAATGACCCATCTATGCGCATGACTTGTGGCCACTCTATGGTCTTCTTATTGAGGGGTTTGGTCGCTCGAGGCACTACCGGCAATGGCTAGGTTGGTCGGATTCCGATCGGGCTGGCTCTGGTTGCACTATGCCTGTTGTAGGCTCTGGACCGTCGCGGTCAACACCTGCACTTGTTGAGCGAGTAGATCGAACTACTCCTTGTCTACAAACACAGCGGGCCGTTCCAGTGGAGTGGGTTCAGAGATCTACAACGACTCTCGGGAGATTAGGGTTCTCCTTGGCTGGCGAATCCTCGATTGGAGCTGAAGTCGTTCACCTCGGTTTAGGTCAGATGGGATCAATTTGGCCTGAGGTCAAGGCGTCTTATATTTCTCTCCTTCAATTGTCTTGTACTTATGATGCTGGCATAAAAAATTTGCATAATATAATAGTATTAATTTGTTGTAAATTATGCTAGTGGGCTAAGTGAAACGGTGCTTAGAGGACCATTAGTTGTTGTGAGACAATGACAGGGCTCAGAAAATAGTGAACAATTAATAATCATTTTCAATCAATAATATCTTACAGAAACAAGGTTAAATACTGCATGCATCATTAGTTCCAGCATCAGTTACAACAGAAAAACTATTAAGTAGTTAGGTACACGGTTTAATAAATTCCACTTGCAAGCTTAATTTACATTAAGGGGGAGAACTCACACAAGTAACTACCAACACACTTATTACACCCCGATGGGGGGAGGATCCCTGAAATCTAGGGGGGAGACATCAGACAGCTTACAATGTATATAACACAGGAAAGAACATTACAGCTGAGACAAGTGGGACGGATCATACGCGATGGATTACATACATGCACGATTTATTCAGAATAACATCAAACGCTGCTCCTAGCTAGCTGCGGTAACCTTCATTTCTATAGTAGCCGATGACGGCGTAGATGGTCTCGAAGAGGGTGGCAAATGATACAGCGGTACCGGCAGCAAACGAGATTTTCAGCCATACACTGGATCTCTTCGCATCGACAAACATCCTGCGCCACTTGCTGTTGTAACAATTCCACACCACCTTGTATACCTTAGCCAAGTAACCCGCCGTCATAGAATGATCGATCACATTATGTAATTGCCTGAAGAGTGCGACCACCTCCGCACGGCTGGTCAATCTGTGCTCCAACACCCCACTAGTTTCAAGCAGCTCCACGTCTTCTTCTCTCTGCACGATGTGATCCAAGAATGCGACGTAGGCTGTGACGTACGAGCCCGTGGTGGTGCGAAGAAGCTGCTCAAAGCTGATTAGATTATGGAGGAGAATATTGGTACGGTTGTTGACGCGCAATAACGGCATCTGGATATCTCCACATTTGCCCGTCATTACGTCAAGTACGCTTTGCGGCacatcttccttttttttcaccTTAACATTCACAGCAGACTTTCGTTGGAGCTCCGTTGCACTGGGGAGAGATCGCGGTGGATCGATAAGTGGAAGAATATCTCCACGACAGCTTCGACCAGGATGCAACGGTGGCTCCAAATACATGTGGTACAAATGAAGCAGATGATCAACCTCCCCATTTTCTGGGTTTTTCGAACGGTTCCTTCCTAAATcgagaaaatcaaaaaatttgagAGCATCTTTTCTGATTGAGCCGTTGCCTTCATTGCCTCCAttttgcttcttttcttttgggcaaatatcatttttcatctTGAAAACATCCTCAAGGATAAAGAAAGGGATTTGGTTGTCGAGCAACAGCAAGTCAGTCTTGACAAGCTCCGACGCCAGCACTATATCACGTGATGCCCATGGTAGAGCGTTTGAGCCCACCAGCATAGTGACTTCCTTGGCAGgatcataattaattgaaagcgCAAACAAGATGAAGCAGCTATCAAGCATTAGCATCTCCAGAAAACTTTGGGAATCCATGCCGAAGTTATTGTTTTCCCCATAACGCCCACGATAAAACTTCACAGCATCTTCTTTACTCTCCTTCATCTTACCGAGGAATTTACCGAGGTCTCGTTCGTAATTATCGCCGATTTCCTGTTTCACACACCACAGTTTGTGTTTATCTGTGATTCTGAAATAATTATTCTCCGTCTTCCGGTGGTAGGGACCGATGGCCACCGCCCTTGGCTCGTAAAGCTTCTTGTCACGGTTCTCAGTGCTTGCAGGAGCTGTGCTGATGCTTTCGGATGCAGTGAAACTAGGTGGCTTCTGAAGGGCGTCTTTGATTTTATCCAGCATTTTTTGGGCCCAAACGTCCGTTCCTTCGTCCCTTGGGCTTGCATATGCCCCGATATCGCCAGGGGAAAGGCCGCCAGCTGCCCTGGAGTTATCCTCCCCTTCAACAGCAATTATGGTTTCGCTCGCTTCCGTGGTCTCCACCTTCTCCTTTCCTTTGGCCTTCTCGGAGGAGTCCATCGCGCCTTTGCTGTAAGAAGGATAGAAATGCTATTAGCTCTAGCTGGGAAAATAATAGACGAAGGGAGAGCCACATAAGCAAGCATATATGGTAACATAAGTCATCCGAGCACTGAATACATATTGTGCTGCTAAAATCCGGTCTGAGGATGTTGATCTGCTATGATGGAAGATAAAGTACTGATGAAGAGGACTCCGATGCTCAAATTTTATAGAGCTCTAAAAAACAGTATATGTAGAAAGACCAAGGACAGGAGGAAGTAGAGTGCTCACAATTTGTGTTCGTTCATAAAGTCTTGAGTCTTTTATTATAAATAAGGAGTGCTAGTCGCACTGGAGTGAGACTAGAATTTAGAGTCCCACTGGGAGCTGATTCCATATTCTCCTTTTTCGGGATTGATCCAAAAAAATAAGTCCAATTTTGGTCACATCATATGTGAATCACGTTATATAAATAAAGACCAAGGGGCGACTAAATATATAAAGTCTTTGGCAGCAAGTCTGTGTGGGTTGATCTAGAAGCTCCATTCTTTGAAGGGCAATAATAGCTATAGGGTAACTTAGAAAAATTACTCAAAAACAAGGAACTTAAGTGTTTCGCACCAACTACGTTGCTCTATTAAATGGCACGCTTCATGGTGAAATTATTGATTGAACCAAATAAACCAGCTTAATAGTGGACCAACATAATTACAAGGAACATACATAAATATGTCTGAATTGCTCTTTTTTCCTTCTACTTCTTTTTCATCAAGATCTGTATTGCTCAGAGGTAAAATAATGGTCCATATTTTTTTATAGTTAGATTAATATTTCACTGCTGGAAAGGTCGATCCGATCCAATTAATAATTTCTCCACCTCATAATATAAAAGTGCAAAGACTAAAACtatgattaattttttttttattaaaaagaataatGAGTTGAGATGGGCGCCTAGTCACCTATCTGGAAAATGGATCAGGCAGTTGTCCATCCTATTGGCACGTCAAATACAACTGGTATGTCAACAAGCAAGCATATGAAGGAAGAACCACACAAGCAAGTATATATGGTAACATAAGTCATCGGAGCACTGCGTACATATTGTGCCCCTAAAATCCGTTCTAAGAACGTTGATCTGCTATCATGGAAGATAAAGTACCGATGAAGAGGCCTCTAAAGCTCTAAAGAACAGAATATGTAGAAAGACCAAGAAGAAGAGTAAGTAGATGAGTAGCTTCTGTTCGTTCATAGAGTCTTGAGTCTTTTCTTATAGATAAGGAGTACTGGTCCCACCGGCGTGAGACTCAAAATTTAGAATCCGACTGGGAGCCgattccttatttttcttttctggatTGATCCAAAAAATAAGTCTAATTGAAATTGGTCCCTCCTATACTACATGTTGGCTTACGATTGGCAAACCCGATTTTGGTCACATCATATGTGAACCACGTTATATAAATAAAGGTCAAGGAACGACCAAATATAGCAATAATTCTTGTTGACGGGTCCTTATATTTTTTGGCAGCAAGTCTGTGTGGCTAGATATAGATGCTCCATTATTTGAAGGGCAATGATAGGGTAACTCAAAAAAATTACTCAAAAACAAGGCGCTTAAGTGTTTCGCACCAACTAAGTTGTTCCATTAAATGGCACGATTCATGGTTAAATTATTGGTTGAGCCAAATCTATTAGCTCAGCAGTAGACCAACATAATTACAAAGGAACATACATAAATATGTCCGCGTTGAtctctttttcttctgtttttttttttcaagatctGCATTGCCCAGAGGTAAAATTATGGTGCATATTTTTATGGTTAGATTAATATTCCACTGCTGAAATGGTCGATCCGATCCAATCAATAATTTCTCCACCTTATAATATAAAAGAGCAAAGACTAAaactattattaatatttttttattaaaaaggaTAATGAGTTGAGATGGGCGCCTTATCACCTATCTAGAAAATGGATCAGGCAGTTGTCCATCCTATTGGCACATCAAATACAGCTGGTATATCAACAAGGAAGCATATGAAGGGAGAACCACACAAGCAAGCAAATATGGTAACATAAGTCATCGGAGCACTGCATACATATTGTGCCGCCAAAATCCGATATGAGGACGTTGATCTGCTATGATGGAAAATACAGTACCGATGAAGAGGCCTCTAGAGCTCTAAAGAACAGAATATGTAGAAAGaccaagaagaagaggaagtagatgagTAGTTTCTGTTCGTTCATAGAGTCTTGAATCTTTTCTTATAGATAAGGAGTACTGGTCCCACTAGCATGAGACTCAGAATTTACATTCTGACTGGGAGCTgattccttatttttcttttctggatTGATCCAAAAAATAAGTCCAATTAAAATTGGTCCCTCCTATACTACATGTCGGCTTACGATTGGCAAACCCGATTTTGGCCACATCATACGTGAATCACGTTATATAACTAAAGATCAAGGAACGACCAAATATAGCAATAATTCTTGTTGATGGGTCCTTATATTTTTTGGTGGTAAGTCTGTGTGGCTAGATCTAGATGCTCCATTATTTGAAGAGCAACGATAGGGCAACTCAGAAAAATTACTCAAAAACAAGGCATTTAAGTTTTTCGCACCAACTAAGTTATTCCATTAAATGGCACGCTTCATGGTTAAATTATTGGTTGAACCAAATCTACTAACTCAGCAGTAGACCAACTTAACTATGAAGTATCATACATAAATATGCCTGCGTTGATCTCTTTTTCTTATGTTTCTTTTTTGTCAATATCTGCATTGCCCAGAGGTGAAATTATGGTGCATATTTTTTATGGTTAGATTAATATTCCACTGCTGAAAAGGTCGATCCGATCCAATCAATAATTTCTCCACCTCATAATATAAAAGAGCAAAGACTAAAACTATGATTAATATTGTTTTTATTAAAAAGGATAATGAGTTGAGATGGGTGCCCTATCACCTATCTGGAAAATGGTTTAGGCTGTTGTCCATCCTATTGGCAAGTCAAATACAGCTGGTATCTCAACAAGCAAGCATATGAAGGGAGAACCACACAAGCAAGAATATATGGTAACATAAGTCATCGGAGCACTGCATACATATTGTGCCGCTAAAATTTGGTCTGAGGACGTTGATCTGTTATGATGGAAGATAAAGTACCGATGAAGAGGCCTCTAGAGCTCTAAAGAATAGAATATGTTGAAAGACCAAGAAAAGAGGAAGTAGATGAGTAGTTTCTGTTCGTTCATAGAGTACTGTTGAGTCTTTTCTTATAGATAAGGAGTACTGGTCCCATTGGCGTGAGACTCAGAATTTAGAATCCGACGGGGATCTGATTCCTTATTTTCCTTTTCTGGATTGATCCAAAAAATAAGTCCAATTGAAACTGGTCCCCCCTATACTACATGTCGGCTTACGATTGGCAAACCCaattttggtcatatcataTGTGAACCATGTCATATAAATAAAGGTCAAGGAACGACCAAATATTGCAATAATTCTTGTTGATGGGTCCTTATAGTTTTTGGCAGCAAGTTTGTGTGGCTAGATCTAGATGCTCTATTATTTGAAGGGCAATGATAGGGTAACTCAGAAAAATTACTCAAAAATAAGGCATTTAAGTGTTTCGCACAAACTAAGTTGTTCCATTAAATGGCACACTTCATGTTAAATTATTGCTTGAATCAAATCTATTAGCTTAGCCGTAGACCAACGTAATTACGAAGGGACATACATAAATATGCCTGCGTTGAtctctttttcttctgtttcttttttgtcAATATCTGCATTGCCCTGAGGTGAAATTATGGTGGATATTTTTTATGGTTAGATTAATATTCCACTGCTGAAATGGTCGATCCGATCCAATCAATAATTTCTCCACCTCATAATATAAAAGAGCAAAGACTAAAACtatgattaatattttttttattaaaaaggaTAATGAGTTGAGATGGGTGCCTTATCACCTATCTGGAAAATGGATCACGCTGTAGTTCATCCTATTGGCACGTCAAATACAGCTGGTATGTCAACAAGCAAGCATATGAAGGGAGAACCACACAAGCAAGCATATACGGTAACATAAGTCATCGGAGCACTGCATACATATTGTGCCTCTAAAATCCGGTCTGAGGACGGTGATCTGCTATGATGGAAGACAAAGTACCAATGAAGAGGCCTCTAGAGCTCTAAAGAACAGAATATGTAGAAAGaccaagaagaagaggaagtagatgagTAGTTTCTGTTCGTTCATAGAGTCTTGAATCTTTTCTTATAGATAAGGAGTACTGGTCCCACTAGCATGAGACTCAGAATTTACATTCTGACTGGGAGCTgattccttatttttcttttctggatTGATCCAAAAAATAAGTCCAATTAAAACTGGTCCCTCCTATACTACATGTTGGATTACGATGGGCAAACTCGATTTTGGTCACATCATACGTGAATCACGTTATATAACTAAAGATCAAGGAACGACCAAATATAGCAATAATTTTTGTTGATGGGTCCTTATATTTTTTGGTGGCAAGTCTGTGTGGCTAGATCTAGATGCTCCATTATTTGAAGAGCAACGATAGGGCAACTCAGAAAAATTACTCAAAAACAAGGCATTTAAGTTTTTCGCACCAACTAAGTTATTCCATTAAATGGCACGCTTCATGGTTAAATTATTGGTTGAACCAAATCTACTAACTCAGCAGTAGACCAACATAATTACAAAGGAACATACATAAATATGCCTGCGTtgatctctttttcttttgtttttttttcaagatcTGCATTGCCCAGAGGTAAAATTATGGTGCATATTTTTTATGGTTAGATTAATATTCCACTACTGAAATGGTCGATCTGATCCAATCAATAATTTCTCCACCTCATAATATAAAAGAGCAAAGACTAAAACtatgattaatatttttttattaaaaaggaTAATGAGTTAAGATGGGCGCCTTATCACCTATCTAGAAAATGGATCAGGCAGTTGTCCATCCTATTGGCACATCAAATACAGCTGGGATGTCAACAAGGAAGCATATGAAGGGAGAACCACACAAGCAAGCAAATATGGTAACATAAGTTATCAGAGCACTGCATACATATTGTGCTGCCAAAATTCGATCTGAGGACGTTGATCTGCTATGATGGAAAATAAAGTACCGATGAAGAGGCCTCTAGAGCTCTAAAGAACAGAATATGtagaaagaacaagaagaagaggaagtagaaGAGTAGTTTTTGTTCGTTCATAGAGTCTTGAGTATTTTCTTATAGATAAGGAGCACCGGTCCCACTGGCGTGAGACTCAGAATTTAGAATCCAACTGGGAGCTGATtccttattttccttttttggaTTGATCCAAAAAATAAGTCCAATTGAAACTGGTCCCTCCTATACGACATGTCGGCTTACGATTGGCAAACCCaattttggtcatatcataCGTGAACCACATCATATAAATAAAGGTCAAGGAACGACCAAATATTGCAATAATTCTTGTTGATTGGTCCTTATAGTTTTTGGCAACAAGTTTGTGTGGCTAGATCTAGATGCTCCATTATTTGAAGGGCAATGATATGGTAACTCAGAAAAATTACTCAAAAACAAGGCATTTAAGTGTTTCGCACAAACTAAGTTGTTCCATTAAATGGCACGCTTCATGGTTAAATTATTGGTTGAATCAAATCTATTAGCTCAGCCGTAGACCAACGTAATTACGAAGGAACATACATAAATATGCCTGCCTTAAtctctttttcttctgtttcttttttgtcAAGATATGCATTACCCAAAGGTGAAATTATGGTGCATATTTTTTATGGTTAGGTTAATATTCTACTGCTGAAATGGTCGATCCGATCCAATCAATAATTTCTCCACCTCATAATATAAAAGAGGAAAGACTAAAACtatgattaatatttttttattaaaaaggaTAATGGGTTGAGATGGGCGCCTTATCACCTATCTTGAAAATGGATTAGGCAGTTGTCCATCCTGTTGGCACGTCAAATACAGCCGGTACGTCAACAAGCAAGCATATGAAGAGAGAACTACACAAGCAAGCATATATGGTAACATAAGTCATCGGAGCACTGCAAACATATTGTGCCGCTAAAATCTGGTCTGAGGACGTTGTTCTGCTATGATGGAAGATAAAGTACCGATGAAGAGGCCTCTAGAGCTCTAAAGAACAGAATATGTAGAAAGaccaagaagaagaggaagtaggtGAGTAGTTTGTGTTCGTTCATAGAGTCTTGAGTCTTTTCTTATAGATAAGGAGTACTGGTCCTACTGGCGTGAGACTCAGAATTTTGAATCCGACTGGGAGCTGATTCCTTATTTTCCATTTCTGGATTGATCCAAAAAATAAGTCCAATTGAAATTGGTCCCTCCTATACTACATGTCGGCTTACGATTGGCAAACCCAATTTTGGTCACATCATATGTGAATCACGTTATATAAATAAAGGTCAAGAAACGACCAAATATAGCAATAATTCTTGTTGACAGGTACGAAGGTTGCCGTAGCTCCAAGCCTGCGGAATTGGGGTGTCGTCGAGGTTCCTGTCTTGTACGCCAAAAGCCTCCGATTTTCGGGTTCTGAGATCTAGTACTGAGCGCCTCATACTCAATTTCGTTACTTGAGGTGGAGAATTCGTACCAGATGGCGCACTCTGTGATTACTCTGCTAGAGGTGGTAAGCATGGGATCAACCCTGCTGCCTCTCAGACTCAATGACCATCTATGTGCATGACTTGTGGCCCCTATATGGTCTTCTTATTGAGGGGTTCGGTCGCTCGAGGCACTGCCGACAGTGGCTAGGTTGGTCAGATTCTGATTGGGCTGGCTCCGATTGCACTACGCCTGCTGTGGGCTCTGGACCGCCGCGGTCAACTCCTGCACCTATTAAGCGAGCAGATCGAACTGCTCCTTTTCTACAAGCACGGCGGGCTGTTCTGATGGAGTGGGTTTGGAGATCTACAACGACTCTCGGGAGATTAGGGTTCTCCTTAGCTAGCGACTCATCGATTGGAGCTAAAGTCGTTTTCCTCGGTTCAGGTTACGAGTGAT of the Phoenix dactylifera cultivar Barhee BC4 unplaced genomic scaffold, palm_55x_up_171113_PBpolish2nd_filt_p 001383F, whole genome shotgun sequence genome contains:
- the LOC103698857 gene encoding UPF0481 protein At3g47200-like → MDSSEKAKGKEKVETTEASETIIAVEGEDNSRAAGGLSPGDIGAYASPRDEGTDVWAQKMLDKIKDALQKPPSFTASESISTAPASTENRDKKLYEPRAVAIGPYHRKTENNYFRITDKHKLWCVKQEIGDNYERDLGKFLGKMKESKEDAVKFYRGRYGENNNFGMDSQSFLEMLMLDSCFILFALSINYDPAKEVTMLVGSNALPWASRDIVLASELVKTDLLLLDNQIPFFILEDVFKMKNDICPKEKKQNGGNEGNGSIRKDALKFFDFLDLGRNRSKNPENGEVDHLLHLYHMYLEPPLHPGRSCRGDILPLIDPPRSLPSATELQRKSAVNVKVKKKEDVPQSVLDVMTGKCGDIQMPLLRVNNRTNILLHNLISFEQLLRTTTGSYVTAYVAFLDHIVQREEDVELLETSGVLEHRLTSRAEVVALFRQLHNVIDHSMTAGYLAKVYKVVWNCYNSKWRRMFVDAKRSSVWLKISFAAGTAVSFATLFETIYAVIGYYRNEGYRS